In the genome of Thunnus maccoyii chromosome 15, fThuMac1.1, whole genome shotgun sequence, one region contains:
- the dtnbp1b gene encoding dystrobrevin binding protein 1b isoform X3, translated as MMAGTDATSSTASTNSVELDAEHAQRVPGAEQGGVPPPQVKLKERQKFFEEAFQQDMEQYLSTGYLQIAERREPIGSMSSMEVNVDMLEQMDLMDMSDHEALDVFLHSGGEDNSAASPVTGPDVESFTTEISLQVPTQAELRHKLSSLSSTCTDSASQDTEAGEEDEEEDEEETEQGGGGGGGVGGSAGGRRRRPPVVVTLDEEEVHPDTALVDSVDQEDQTSKDCEKSRSEV; from the exons ATGATGGCAGGAACAGACGCAACAAGTAGCACAGCAAGTACAAACTCAG TGGAGCTGGACGCGGAGCACGCACAGAGAGTCCCCGGGGCAGAACAGGGAGGGGTCCCGCCTCCCCAGGTCAAGCTGAAAGAAAGGCAGAAGTTCTTTGAGGAGGCCTTCCAGCAAGACATGGAGCAGTATCTGTCTACCGGATACCTACAGATCgctgagaggagag AGCCAATAGGAAGCATGTCGTCCATGGAGGTGAACGTGGACATGCTGGAGCAGATGGATCTGATGGACATGTCTGACCATGAGGCCCTAGATGTGTTTCTGCACTCTGGGGGAGAGGACAACAGTGCTGCCTCTCCTGTCACAG GTCCAGATGTTGAGTCCTTCACCACAGAAATCAGTCTCCAGGTTCCCACCCAGGCCGAGCTGCGCCACAAGCTTTCCTCCCTTTCGTCCACCTGCACTGACTCAGCCAGCCAGGACACGGAGGCaggagaggaggacgaggaagaggaCGAAGAGGAGACTGagcaaggaggaggaggaggaggaggcgtcGGAGGATCGGcgggaggaaggaggagaaggcCCCCGGTGGTGGTGACGCTGGACGAAGAGGAAGTGCACCCCGATACAGCGCTGGTGGACAGCGTGGACCAAGAGGACCAGACCAGTAAAGACTGTGAGAAAAGCAGGTCGGAGGTTTGA
- the dtnbp1b gene encoding dystrobrevin binding protein 1b isoform X4, producing the protein MHLHLELDAEHAQRVPGAEQGGVPPPQVKLKERQKFFEEAFQQDMEQYLSTGYLQIAERREPIGSMSSMEVNVDMLEQMDLMDMSDHEALDVFLHSGGEDNSAASPVTGPDVESFTTEISLQVPTQAELRHKLSSLSSTCTDSASQDTEAGEEDEEEDEEETEQGGGGGGGVGGSAGGRRRRPPVVVTLDEEEVHPDTALVDSVDQEDQTSKDCEKSRSEV; encoded by the exons TGGAGCTGGACGCGGAGCACGCACAGAGAGTCCCCGGGGCAGAACAGGGAGGGGTCCCGCCTCCCCAGGTCAAGCTGAAAGAAAGGCAGAAGTTCTTTGAGGAGGCCTTCCAGCAAGACATGGAGCAGTATCTGTCTACCGGATACCTACAGATCgctgagaggagag AGCCAATAGGAAGCATGTCGTCCATGGAGGTGAACGTGGACATGCTGGAGCAGATGGATCTGATGGACATGTCTGACCATGAGGCCCTAGATGTGTTTCTGCACTCTGGGGGAGAGGACAACAGTGCTGCCTCTCCTGTCACAG GTCCAGATGTTGAGTCCTTCACCACAGAAATCAGTCTCCAGGTTCCCACCCAGGCCGAGCTGCGCCACAAGCTTTCCTCCCTTTCGTCCACCTGCACTGACTCAGCCAGCCAGGACACGGAGGCaggagaggaggacgaggaagaggaCGAAGAGGAGACTGagcaaggaggaggaggaggaggaggcgtcGGAGGATCGGcgggaggaaggaggagaaggcCCCCGGTGGTGGTGACGCTGGACGAAGAGGAAGTGCACCCCGATACAGCGCTGGTGGACAGCGTGGACCAAGAGGACCAGACCAGTAAAGACTGTGAGAAAAGCAGGTCGGAGGTTTGA